ATCGCTGCGCGATGTGCAAGTGGGGCGGTCGCTGCGCTCCCGCTGGCCCGCGCGATGCGCGGGCGGTCCCTTCCGCTGCGCTCCAGGGACCGGTGGGGCCGCGCGATGCGCGCCTGGCCGGCCGCGCATCGCGCGGCCGTGGCTGGCGGGGTGTCAGGTGCGGCTAGTGGGGCCTCTAGTAGGGGAGTTGTGGAGTGCTCCGCACTCCTGGGCGGGTCCGCTGCGCTCCCCCGCCTGACGGTCCTTCCGGCTGCGCCTCCAGAACCTTGTAGGCCCGCTGTCGCGGGCCGGGCTGGCTACGAGGGGTGCGGGTCGCTCGTTCGTGTGGGTTCCAGTGTATCGCGTGCATCAGGTTGATGCAGCATGTACCGTTGGCGGAAACACGAGACACCCCCCAACCACCCGGACGGGGCGCGGGAAGCGAGGACTCTTTGAATCCGTCGGGCTTCGAAAAGCGCTTTGAAGCGCGGAAGGAAATTCAACGTGAGGTTACTTCAGGGACGGACCCGGAGGTGATCCGCTATCGGATCGTGGCGCAGCGCACCGATCCGGAGCACCCGGGCGCGTCCCTGCTGACGCACTACGCCTACGGACGCTCGGTCGAGGAGACCGTCACCAAGGTCCGCAAGGCGCTGGAGAAGCCGGGCGAGGTGTACGGGGACCAGGGCCTGTACCGCGTAGTGGAGGTGGTGGAGGAGAGCCCCGACAGCGAGCTCCGGCAGCAGGAGGAGGCCCGCAGGCGGTATCTGACCGCCATCCTGGAGAACGCCACCGCGACCGTGCGTGGCCGTGAGCCGGAGGACCCGGATGCGGACCTGGTCCGCCGCCTGGACGACTTCTTCACCCGCGCTGTCACCTTCCCCGATCCACACACCCCCGGCGTACATCCCCGGCCCCACCAGGCCACGTTCGGCTGGACCAGCGAACAGCCCTACATCGAGCACGCCAGCGACCCCGGCCGCGCCCTCGCCCTGTTCCTCCTGGCCTACCTGGACCACCACGGCCTGTACCTGAACGCAGCCCTCCGCGCCGGTGACCACCCCGCTGCGCAGCCGGTGGACGGGGGCCGGCCTTCTGCCCGCGAGGCAGAGGGCGGCGAGGCACCGGCGAAACTTGTCGAGCGCGTCCTGGACGTCTGCGGGCAGCACTACGCGGCCGTGACCGGCACCAACTCCGACCAGTGGGACCAGGAGTCGGACCGGGAGGTCGTGGGCATCGCCCTGCGGACCGTTCGCATGGCGGAGCGGGACACCTACCCGCAGACCCTGGAGACGTACCTGCACGAGCGCAGGGCGCGGCTGGAGCGGCTGTGGCAGCGCTACGGGACCGGCGGCATGTTCGCGGGCGAGATCGTTCTCATGGACCTGCCCGCCTGCTTCGTGCTGTGCGAGAGGATCGACAGCACCCCGCTCTGGCTCGAAGGAATCTGGACGCAGGAAGGCCAGGAGGAAACCGCGCTGGAAAGGCTTCAGAACGCCTGGCTGTACGACACGGCGGAAAAGGACGGACGATGAGCAGGATTCCGCTCAAGAAACACCAGGTCACTCAGAAGTCGGCCTTTCGTAGGTGGGTCGGATTCCCTGCAAGGTCATCTGTGCCCCCACAGGGTGCCCGTGGCACGATCGTGTCAGCGACCGGCTCCGGCAAAACGATCATGGCTGCCGCGAGCGCGCTGGAGTGCTTCCCCGAGGGCCGGATCCTCGTGACCGTGCCGACCCTGGACCTGCTCGTGCAGACCGCCCAGGCGTGGCGGGCGGTAGGCCACCGCTCCCCCATGGTCGCCGTGTGCTCACTGGAGAACGACCCGGTGCTGAACGAGCTGGGCGTGCGCACCACCACCAACCCCATCCAGCTCGCCCTGTGGGCGGGACACGGGCCGGTCATCGTGTTCGCCACGTACGCCTCTCTCGTGGACCGCGAGGACTTCGAGGACCCGATGGGCCAGGGACGCGTTCGCGGGCCGCTGGAGGCCGCTCTGGCGGGCGGAGAGCGCCTGTACGGCCAGCGCATGGACGGTTTTTCGCTCGCCATCGTGGACGAAGCCCACGGAACCACTGGTGATCTTGGGAGGCCGTGGGCGGCGATCCACGACAACGCCCGTATCCCGGCGGACTTCCGGCTCTACCTGACCGCCACCCCGCGCATCCTCGCCTCACCCCGGCCACAGAAGGGCGCCGACGGCCAGGAGGCGGAGATCGCGAGCATGGCCGACGACCCGGACGGCCCGTTCGGCGCCTGGCTGCCTGGGGCTGAACTCGGGCTGTCGGAGGCGATCGAGCGGGAAATCCTCGCCCCGTTCGAGATCGACGTCCTGGAGATCCGCGACCCCTCCCCGGTCCTCGGGGAATCGGAGGAGGCGCAGCGAGGCCGGCGCCTGGCCCTGCTGCAGACCGCCCTGCTGGAGCACGCGGCGGCGTACAACCTGCGTACGGTCATGACGTTCCACCAGAAGGTGGAGGAGGCCGCGGCGTTCGCGGAGAAGCTGCCGGAAACCGCTGCCGAGCTGTACGTCACCGAGACCGATGACGAGACCATGGTCAAGGCGGAGAAGGAGCTCCCGGCGTCGTCGATCGACGCGGAGTTCTACGGCCTGGAGGCCGGCCGCCACGTCCCGCCGGACCGGGTGTGGTCGGCGTGGCTGTGCGGCGACCACACGGTCGTCGAACGGCGCGAGAAGATCCGCCAGTTCGCCAACGGGATCGACGCCGACAACCGGCGCGTACACCGCGCGTTCCTCGCCTCCGTGCGGGTCCTCGGGGAGGGCGTCGACATCACCGGCGAGCGCGGAGTGGAGGCGATCTGCTTCGCCGACACCCGCGGCTCCCAAGTGGAGATCGTCCAGAACATCGGCCGCGCACTCAGGCTCAACCGCGACGGCACCACCAAGATCGCCCGCATCATCGTGCCGATCTTCCTGGAGCCCGGCGAGGACCCCACCGACATGGTCGCCTCCGCCAGCTTCCGCCCCCTTGTAGCCGTTTTGCAGGGCCTACGCAGTCATGATGAACGACTCGTTGAGCAGCTCGCTTCCCGTGCCTTGAGCAGCGGAAAGCGCAAGGTCCACGTCCAGCGCGACGAGAACGGCCGGATCGTCGGCGCCGACGGCTCGGGTGACAGCGAGGACCAGGAGCGCGACAACACCCAGGCCGCCGCCGAATCGGCGCTGCTCCACTTCTCCACTCCCCGGGACGCGGCCACGATCGCCGCCTTCCTGCGCACCCGCGTCTACCGGCCGGACAGCCTCGTCTGGCTGGAGGGCTACCAGGCCCTCATCCGCTGGCGGGCCGAGAACGAGATCACCGGCCTCTACGCCGTTCCCTATGACACGGAGACCGAGGTCGGCACGACGAAGTCCTTTCCCCTGGGGAGGTGGGTGCACCAGCAGCGGAAGGCGCTGCGGGCCGGGGAGCTGGAGGAGCGGCGCAAGGAGCTGCTGGACACGCCCGAGGCCGGGATGGTGTGGGAGCCGGGCGAAGAGGCATGGGAGAACAAGCTCGCCGCGCTCCGGTCCTACCATCGGGCCACCGGGCACCTCGCCCCGCGCCAGGACCAGGTGTGGGGCGAAGGTGAGGCGATGGTGCCGGTCGGGCAGCACATGGCCAATCTCCGCAGGAAGGGCGGCCTCGGAAAGGACCCCGAGCGCGCCCGGGAGCGCGCGGAGCAGCTGGCCGCGATCGACCCGGACTGGGACTGCTCGTGGCCGCTGGACTGGCAGCGGCACTACCGGGTCCTCGCGGACCTGGTCGACGCCGACGGCAGTCTTCCCGAGATCCAGCCCGGGGTGCTGATGGATGGTGATGACATCGGGCGGTGGCTGGAACGGCAGAAGCAGCCGGCCACTTGGGCGCAGCTGTCGACCGAGCAGCAGGAGCGGCTGTCCACGCTGGGCGTGCAGCCGCTTGAGGCGCCGTCTCCCGCCCCGGCCGCCAAGGGTGCGGCGAAGGGTCAGGGCAAGGCGCAGCAGGCGTTCCAGCGGGGCCTGGCGGCCCTCGCGCAGTGGGTGGAACGGGAGGGCCATCGGCCGGTGCCGAGGGGCCACAGCGAAGAGATCGCGGTCGACGGCGAGGCGGAGCCGGTGGCTGTGAAACTGGGTGTGTGGGTATCGAACACCAAATCGAGGCGGGACCGGCTTGCGCAGGAGCAGCTGGCCGCGCTGCGGGAGCTGGGCGTGGAGTGGGCATGACGCCGACATTGTCCGGCCGTTGAGCAGGACCACGCGGGCCCCGGGATACAGATAGTCCTGGGGCCTTCTACTGCCGGTCGACGACTGCAACGTGCCGGTCCAACGCACTACTGGGTTTCAGGACTGTGGGTTCTCCCCATCGCCGTCGGATGTCGTTGCGCCCGACTGATCGTCCGCAGCGAGGGACTCCGGGATGAAGCGGGAGTAGCTCTCGCGGAGGTGCTGTGTGACGCGGTCGTCGGTGGCCTCGTAGTTCAGCTGTCGCTGGAAGAACAGCAGCTTCTTCTCCGCTGCATCCAGGATCTCGCCCCAGCTTTTGACCCAGACCTCGTATTCGTGGTGATCGTCGGCTAGGCCCGCTGGCTTGTCCTTCTGTCGGATGTCGCGGTGAATCCTGTCCGAGTATTCGTAGGTGACCAAGTAGAAGCGCCACTTGCAGCTGACGCCTTTGTACTGGGGGTCGTCGACGATAGCTCGGGCGTAGCCCGTGATCTGGTCGAGTTCCTTCTTTCCGACCTTGACGGTGGGGCGCTTGAGTTCGAC
The DNA window shown above is from Streptomyces sp. HUAS 15-9 and carries:
- a CDS encoding DEAD/DEAH box helicase; protein product: MSRIPLKKHQVTQKSAFRRWVGFPARSSVPPQGARGTIVSATGSGKTIMAAASALECFPEGRILVTVPTLDLLVQTAQAWRAVGHRSPMVAVCSLENDPVLNELGVRTTTNPIQLALWAGHGPVIVFATYASLVDREDFEDPMGQGRVRGPLEAALAGGERLYGQRMDGFSLAIVDEAHGTTGDLGRPWAAIHDNARIPADFRLYLTATPRILASPRPQKGADGQEAEIASMADDPDGPFGAWLPGAELGLSEAIEREILAPFEIDVLEIRDPSPVLGESEEAQRGRRLALLQTALLEHAAAYNLRTVMTFHQKVEEAAAFAEKLPETAAELYVTETDDETMVKAEKELPASSIDAEFYGLEAGRHVPPDRVWSAWLCGDHTVVERREKIRQFANGIDADNRRVHRAFLASVRVLGEGVDITGERGVEAICFADTRGSQVEIVQNIGRALRLNRDGTTKIARIIVPIFLEPGEDPTDMVASASFRPLVAVLQGLRSHDERLVEQLASRALSSGKRKVHVQRDENGRIVGADGSGDSEDQERDNTQAAAESALLHFSTPRDAATIAAFLRTRVYRPDSLVWLEGYQALIRWRAENEITGLYAVPYDTETEVGTTKSFPLGRWVHQQRKALRAGELEERRKELLDTPEAGMVWEPGEEAWENKLAALRSYHRATGHLAPRQDQVWGEGEAMVPVGQHMANLRRKGGLGKDPERARERAEQLAAIDPDWDCSWPLDWQRHYRVLADLVDADGSLPEIQPGVLMDGDDIGRWLERQKQPATWAQLSTEQQERLSTLGVQPLEAPSPAPAAKGAAKGQGKAQQAFQRGLAALAQWVEREGHRPVPRGHSEEIAVDGEAEPVAVKLGVWVSNTKSRRDRLAQEQLAALRELGVEWA